DNA sequence from the Candidatus Kaistella beijingensis genome:
AAGTACATTTGCCAAATATCCGTCCATTCCTAATTGCTTTGACACCGCCGCCGCTACCTTTTCGTTATCACCTGTAAGCAGGAATGATTTAATGTTCATGCTTCGAAGTTGATCAATAGCTTCTTTTGCGCCTTCGCGAATGGTATCTGCTAAAGAAACAATACCCACTGGCACATCATCAATCAGAATAAAGTTCACTGTTTCTGCATCCTGGTTGATTTCTTCCGAAATGGCAGGTACCTGTTTATTGTTTTGAACAAAATAATTAGGACCGGCCGCGACAACCGATTTACCGTTTACGATTCCTGTCACTCCAATTCCCTGCATGTAGCGGAAATTGTCTGACTTCCATAGCTCCAGTTTTTTCTCAGAAAGGGTCTGCATGATTCCTTTTGCAATGTGATGTTCGGAGTTCTGCTGCACTGCTGCTGCATACTGGAGTAAATCGTTTTCCGAATAGTGTTCCGTTAGAGGAATGATTTTCTGCACAGTGTGGGAACCTTTCGTAAGGGTGCCGGTTTTATCGAAAATAATGGTCGATAATTTTCTGGTGGTTTCAAAAGCCGTGCGGTTTCTGATGAGTAAACCATTTGTCGCTGAAAGTGTAGTGGAAATGGCCACCACCAGAGGGATTGCCACTCCTAAAGCATGAGGGCAGGCCGTTACCATTACCGTTACCATCCGTTCCAGAGCAAAAGCCAAATCTCCCATGGTGATGTACCAGTAAGCGAAAGTTCCTACTCCCACCACAATTGCTACTATAGTAAGCCATTTGGCTACTTTATCCGCCAGATTCTGAGTGTTCGACTTTGCTGCCTGCGCATCCTGAACCAAATTAATGACCTTATTGAGGTACGAATCCTTTCCAACCCCTGTTGCTTTTATCTTTAAAGCCCCGTCTCCATTGATAGACCCTGCGATAACCTTTCCACCGGACTCTTTTCTTACAGGAACACTTTCTCCGGTCAGCATGCTTTCATTTAAATAGGAACTGCCCTCGACAATCATACCGTCAGCGGCGACTTTTTCGCCCGGTCTTATGATTACGGTATCTCCGTTTTTCAGCTGTTCCAGTTTTATTTTAACCGGACTTCCGTTATGCTCGACGGTTACGTCATTTGGTAGCAATGCCACTAAGGATTGTAACGCTTTTGAAGCTGCCATCTGTGAACGCATTTCGAGCCAATGACCCAGAAGCATGATGACAATTAGGGTGGCGAGCTCCCAAAAGAAATCCATGCCCGGCAGCCCGAATACGACGGCAACGGAATAGACATAAGCTACGGTAATCGCCAAAGCAACGAGCGTCATCATCCCAATAGCTCCGGCTTTCACTTCGCCCAAAAACCCTTTGAAAAAAGGCATTCCACCGTAGAAATAAATAATACTTCCCAAAACCAACAGCACGTATTTATCGCCTTGAAAAGCTATGGTGAAACCAAGCCACTGCTGAATCATGTGGGAAAGCAGCAGCACCGGGACAGAAAGTACCAGTGTAATCCAGAATCTTTTTAGAAAATCCGGAGTATGATGACCTGCATGTTTGTCAAATCCCGCCGCTGAACTATCAGATTCTGAGTGATGATCATGATTCTGATGATGATGGCTGTGTTCGTCTTTTTCAGGTCGGGCGGTTCCTCCCAAGGGAATTAAGTTCATTCCGCAAAGTGGACATTTCCCCGGTTCGTCCTTCAATATCTGGGGATGCATGGGACAGGTGTATTTTTTCATAATTCAATTTTTTTGCGTTAAATTCTGCTATTTGAGATTACTTCCGGGTTTGAAGTTCCTTAATTTTCGCCCTCATGACGGCAATTTCTTCCTCCTGTGCTTTGATAATTTCCTCGCCCAACTTTCTCACTTCCGGATCGACCAGATTACTTTCTTCGACCATAAGAATAGCCCCTGCATGGTGTGGAATCATGGACTTTAGAAACTGGACATCTCCCACGGCTGTCTGCTGCCGAATCCCGGACCAAAACAGCACCATCATCAGCACTCCGAGGCCCATAAGAATTTTATTGAGTTTTTTGTTGGGATACATCTTCCCCATTAACAGCAGTTCGATGATTAACATAGGAGAAGCCATCAGGCCTGCCATGTATAACTGGTTTATGTTTGGAATTACGTTAGCCAGCTTGTCCACCATCGCATACATTAGTATAAACATTGAAATAAAGGAAATCAGAAGCATCCAAAATAACTTTTTGTATGCAGAGGCATGGCTTTCTTGCGCGTGCTGGACAGACTCCTTGCCCGATTCCATTTCATGTTTGGAATGATTGCCTGTTGTTGAATCAGTATCCTTAAGCATGTTGTGATCATGTTCTAAATTTTTCATCCTAGTAATTTTTTAGTGTGGGTTAATGGTATTAAAAAAATCTAACAGTTCTTTTTTTTCATCCGCTGATAATCTGGCGTTTCCGTGCATCATGCGGTATGATCTTAAAGGCATTTCCTCTTTTTCAATCTGACTGATTACGCTTTTTATTTTTGCTTTTTTTCGTCTTTTTGAATAGTTATTGAACTCATCAAAATTGAGTTCGTCTCTCCCTTTTTTAATATGCTGCGCCATAAACCAAGCGCCGGGCTGCAATTCTGAATACCACGGATAACGGGTATTATTTGAATGACAGTCATAGCAGGAAACTTTCAGAATAGCAGCCACGTTGGCGGGCACCTTTTCGGTTCTTTCAAAACTTTGACCTGGCGGAACGGTGGAGACATTACGCTCCACCGGTATGAATTGAATGGCTAAAACAACCGCCACTACTATCACCGACAGCCAGCCTATCATATTCAATTTTCTCATATTACATGGTGCTCATATCGTGACCCGCCATGGGATCTGCCCCTTTCTTAAATATATATTCGCTGTTCAGCAGGAAAGCCCCGGAAACCACCACTTCGTCTCCCGCTTTAATTCCGGAGGTGATTTCTATTCTGTCTTCATATTCCAGACCCGTTTCCACCATTCTGTTGACGAAGGTGTTCTTCGCGGTTTTCACCCACACCGTGGAGGATTTCCCATCCCTGATTACTGCATCCACAGGCATTGAAATACCATCACGGGATTTGTTTTCTACCAGAACATATACCGGCATGCCGGGTTTCAGCAGGTTTCCTTTGTTGGGCACGGAAATGCGAACCAGATTTATCCTGCTGGAGGCGCTTATTTCAGGGTTTGTAAAATCAATCTTCCCATTAATCTTCAAATTATCCAGATCGGGAATATATACGGTGACCTTGCTGTCTTTCTGAAGGAGAGCCATTTGGGAAGAATACACCTGCGCCTCTGCCCAAAGCGATGAAAGATCTGCCAGATTCACGATGGTGCTACCTTCGGCAAGATAATCGCCTTCGGCAATGCTCAGATCGGTGATGTAACCGGCTGCATTGCTGAACACAGTGGTGGTAGGTGTGGCTTTTCCTGATCTTTCCAGCTGTTTGATCTGGCCTTCGGACATTCCCCATAAATAAAGCTTGTTTCGGGAACTTTGGAGCAGCTGATCAAAATCAATGGAAGTATTACCGACGAACAGCTTGCGTCTTTCTAATGCCAGCAAATATTCCTGCTTTGCATTATTGAGTTCTTCACTGTAAATATCGACCAACGGCGCCCCCTTCGGAACAAAATCGCCAATGTTTTTATAATACAACCGTTCAACTCTACCCATTACTCTTGAACTTACTGCCTGCATTTGGTACTGATTAAAATTGAGTGTTCCGGTCAGCGTAAGTTTATCAGCCATAGACCCATCTGATAGCGCGACTGTTTTGATATTCCCAAGTTTAACCTGCTCGTCATTCAAAATAATTTCGTTAGGATCAGCATTCTTTTTCTTCTCGACAGGCACCAAATCCATGTGACAAATCGGGCATTTTCCGGGTTTATCGGAGACTACCTGTGGGTGCATGGAACAGGTGTAGTAGGTATCGTGGCCGGCATGAGGATCTTCCTCCTTTTTACAGGAGTAAAGAAAAACCAGCAAGGCCAGCATTAAAATATTAAATTTCATCTTATCAATTTTTATCTGTTAATTTTTATGAAACTTTCGCTGTCCATCAGGTACTGTGCATTTTCGGCAACTCCATCTTCAGGAAGCAAACCACTGACGATCTGAATTTTATCGCCTACCACCGCGCCGGTAACAACCTTGTGGGCAATAAAACCGCCTTCAACTTTTTTGAACGCAATTTTATCAATCCCCAAAGAAACCACCGCTGATTTCGGCAGCCAATCTGCCATTCTGTTGTGGCTCATAATCTCCGCTTTAACCTGACTTCCGACAGGAATTTTTGCGGTGGAATTATCAAAATAGACGCGCGCCGTTACGGTTTTGCTGCCCTGCCTGAAGAACGGTTCAATAAAACCGATGGTTCCTTTGAAGCGGCTCTCCGGATTAGCTTCTGGGATGATCATGACTGACTGTCCTTTGCTGACCAGTGCGATGTCTTCAGAGAAAATATTGATCAGAGCCCAGGTTCTGTTGGGATTGTAGACACTGAAAATATTCTGTCCTTTCTGGAGATACATTCCTTCTTTTAGAGGTAGTTCAGCGGTGGCTGCCGTATTTGAAGCCATTGCGGGTGCAGATTGTGGTGATGACCCCATGCTTCCGGCCGATCCTGCCTGCTGAATGTGTCCGCTGTAATTGCTGAAAACCGGAACTGTGAGATCAGGTTTCCCTCGCTGGATGACTTTCTGTATCTGTGAAGCCGGCATTCCCAAAAGAAGGAGTTTCTGGCGTGAAGCATCGATCATTGTTTTGTTTGAGCGGTCATTTTTAATAACGAAGAGCAGGTTTTGCTGTGCGGTTAAAAGTTCCGGGCTGTATATATCTAAAATACGCTGCCCTTTCGACACTTTCTGGTATTTATACCGCACATAGAGTTTCTCGATACGGCCCGCAACGCGTGAGGAAATACTGCCAATCTGTCGAGTATCGTATTCTACCGTCCCTAAAGCATCAACCGTGGTGGGTATGTTTTCTCTTTTTACTTTTATTACGGGCTGTTCCGACACTACAAATTCATTGGTTGGTTTCAGCAGATCGTCGAGTTTAATCCCCTCTTCCTTTTTTTCAGGGGCATCTTTCAGGACCAAATCCATCCCACATTTGGGACATTTGCCGGGTTTGTCTGAAATCACTTCCGGGTGCATCGGACAGGTATAAGCATGCATTGCAGCTTCTGCCGAGTGCTTATCTTCCCAGAACTTAACTTTGTCACACGCGGTCAAACCAAATAAAAGCATAGTGAATATTATAATTTTTCTCATCTTCTTTCTATTAAGCGGTCAATTTCAGTTTGCGTCTGCAGTGCTTTGGTAAGGATCTCGAAATATTCCAGTTGGGCCATATTCAGCTGTTCCCATGCGTCATATAACATGAAGAGTTCTTCCGTATTCTGCTCATAGCCCAACTGCATGGATTTGTAGTTGTTTTTTAAGGCCGGAATAATGGTGTCTTCGTAGAGTTTCAGCTGATTTTTATTCAGGTCCAGTTCATTGCGCATTCCGTAGGCCATTCCGCTGTATTCGTTCACCATCATTTCTTTCTGTGCCTGCAAGGCTTCTTCTTTCAGTTTCAGGCTTTCAATATTGGCTTTATTCATGCCTGAAGCCCAGGATACGAAAGGCAGTTTTGCCATCAGCATCAGAGAAAACTGCATGGGCTGGCCACCAAAACCAAACATGTTTTCGAACTTTACGCCAAATTCCGGCTTTAGATTCTGCTTTTCCAGATCCTGTTTGAGTTTGGCAATATTGATTTCCCGGTCGATGCCGCGGAGATCACTTCTGTTCTGATAAAAGAGATCCTGACCAAAAGTCTCGAGAGAGTAGTCATTCAGGTTGTATTCGGGCTCAATCTCCAGCGGTGCGAGCGCGTCTCTTCCCATAAGGGCATTCAACCGGATCCGGTTGACGCGGAGGTCATTCTCGTACATGAGCTGCATGTTTTTGGAACTGCCAAGCGCAGCTTTTGCTTTGTAATATGCAGATATTTTGGAAAGCCCATTTTTATACCTGATCTCGGCATTTTTAATCATAAAGTCGAGCATCTTTTCGTTTTCCTTCACGACTTTCAGTTTTTTATCCAGGACGATGGAACTGTAATACAGTTTTTTGGCATCCTGAAAGTTTTCATTGAGGGCGGCAAAGAGCTTTTCCTTTTCTACGGAAGACATTGCCTTCATGAGATTTTCGTTGGCGTCGAGTTTCTTTCTGTTCGGAAACATCTGTTCCACCGAAACTGCTACCGAGCCCATGCCTAGCATATCGCCGTCGCGCTGCCAGAGTTTTGCATTATAAGGTGTCATGAAAAGACCTGCTCCCACCGTTGGCGCCATCCAGCTTCTTGCTCCTTTGGCGGCAG
Encoded proteins:
- a CDS encoding DUF305 domain-containing protein encodes the protein MKNLEHDHNMLKDTDSTTGNHSKHEMESGKESVQHAQESHASAYKKLFWMLLISFISMFILMYAMVDKLANVIPNINQLYMAGLMASPMLIIELLLMGKMYPNKKLNKILMGLGVLMMVLFWSGIRQQTAVGDVQFLKSMIPHHAGAILMVEESNLVDPEVRKLGEEIIKAQEEEIAVMRAKIKELQTRK
- a CDS encoding heme-binding domain-containing protein, with protein sequence MRKLNMIGWLSVIVVAVVLAIQFIPVERNVSTVPPGQSFERTEKVPANVAAILKVSCYDCHSNNTRYPWYSELQPGAWFMAQHIKKGRDELNFDEFNNYSKRRKKAKIKSVISQIEKEEMPLRSYRMMHGNARLSADEKKELLDFFNTINPH
- a CDS encoding TolC family protein: MKKLIITAVLALLYTTIDAQQMSLPAVMDSIAANHPVVKMYNAEIRSMDAAAKGARSWMAPTVGAGLFMTPYNAKLWQRDGDMLGMGSVAVSVEQMFPNRKKLDANENLMKAMSSVEKEKLFAALNENFQDAKKLYYSSIVLDKKLKVVKENEKMLDFMIKNAEIRYKNGLSKISAYYKAKAALGSSKNMQLMYENDLRVNRIRLNALMGRDALAPLEIEPEYNLNDYSLETFGQDLFYQNRSDLRGIDREINIAKLKQDLEKQNLKPEFGVKFENMFGFGGQPMQFSLMLMAKLPFVSWASGMNKANIESLKLKEEALQAQKEMMVNEYSGMAYGMRNELDLNKNQLKLYEDTIIPALKNNYKSMQLGYEQNTEELFMLYDAWEQLNMAQLEYFEILTKALQTQTEIDRLIERR
- a CDS encoding heavy metal translocating P-type ATPase; this translates as MKKYTCPMHPQILKDEPGKCPLCGMNLIPLGGTARPEKDEHSHHHQNHDHHSESDSSAAGFDKHAGHHTPDFLKRFWITLVLSVPVLLLSHMIQQWLGFTIAFQGDKYVLLVLGSIIYFYGGMPFFKGFLGEVKAGAIGMMTLVALAITVAYVYSVAVVFGLPGMDFFWELATLIVIMLLGHWLEMRSQMAASKALQSLVALLPNDVTVEHNGSPVKIKLEQLKNGDTVIIRPGEKVAADGMIVEGSSYLNESMLTGESVPVRKESGGKVIAGSINGDGALKIKATGVGKDSYLNKVINLVQDAQAAKSNTQNLADKVAKWLTIVAIVVGVGTFAYWYITMGDLAFALERMVTVMVTACPHALGVAIPLVVAISTTLSATNGLLIRNRTAFETTRKLSTIIFDKTGTLTKGSHTVQKIIPLTEHYSENDLLQYAAAVQQNSEHHIAKGIMQTLSEKKLELWKSDNFRYMQGIGVTGIVNGKSVVAAGPNYFVQNNKQVPAISEEINQDAETVNFILIDDVPVGIVSLADTIREGAKEAIDQLRSMNIKSFLLTGDNEKVAAAVSKQLGMDGYLANVLPHHKQEKVKEFQDKGEIVAMTGDGVNDAPALAAADVGIAVGSGTDVAAETADIILVNSDPRDVVKMIDFGKKTYNKMIQNLVWAVGYNVVAIPLAAGVLYPTFVLSPAMGAVLMSVSTIVVALNASLLKIK
- a CDS encoding efflux RND transporter periplasmic adaptor subunit, with translation MKFNILMLALLVFLYSCKKEEDPHAGHDTYYTCSMHPQVVSDKPGKCPICHMDLVPVEKKKNADPNEIILNDEQVKLGNIKTVALSDGSMADKLTLTGTLNFNQYQMQAVSSRVMGRVERLYYKNIGDFVPKGAPLVDIYSEELNNAKQEYLLALERRKLFVGNTSIDFDQLLQSSRNKLYLWGMSEGQIKQLERSGKATPTTTVFSNAAGYITDLSIAEGDYLAEGSTIVNLADLSSLWAEAQVYSSQMALLQKDSKVTVYIPDLDNLKINGKIDFTNPEISASSRINLVRISVPNKGNLLKPGMPVYVLVENKSRDGISMPVDAVIRDGKSSTVWVKTAKNTFVNRMVETGLEYEDRIEITSGIKAGDEVVVSGAFLLNSEYIFKKGADPMAGHDMSTM
- a CDS encoding efflux RND transporter periplasmic adaptor subunit, yielding MRKIIIFTMLLFGLTACDKVKFWEDKHSAEAAMHAYTCPMHPEVISDKPGKCPKCGMDLVLKDAPEKKEEGIKLDDLLKPTNEFVVSEQPVIKVKRENIPTTVDALGTVEYDTRQIGSISSRVAGRIEKLYVRYKYQKVSKGQRILDIYSPELLTAQQNLLFVIKNDRSNKTMIDASRQKLLLLGMPASQIQKVIQRGKPDLTVPVFSNYSGHIQQAGSAGSMGSSPQSAPAMASNTAATAELPLKEGMYLQKGQNIFSVYNPNRTWALINIFSEDIALVSKGQSVMIIPEANPESRFKGTIGFIEPFFRQGSKTVTARVYFDNSTAKIPVGSQVKAEIMSHNRMADWLPKSAVVSLGIDKIAFKKVEGGFIAHKVVTGAVVGDKIQIVSGLLPEDGVAENAQYLMDSESFIKINR